Genomic segment of Geotrypetes seraphini chromosome 4, aGeoSer1.1, whole genome shotgun sequence:
ttgctttctttgctgccgccgccgcacattgtgctgatggtttcagggtcctatctatcagtacacctaggtccttttcgctcttacccagaattgcacctgacattctatattcgtgttccttattcttactgcctaagtgcattactttgcatttctccacattaaacttcatctgccatttctccgcccatttctctaactgacacaagtcactctggagttcctcgctatccttctgcgatctgattgcccggcatagctttgtgtcgtctgcaaacttgatgatctcactggatgttccttcttctaggtcattgatataaatattaaataagatcggcccaagtatcgagccctggggtacaccactagtcactttctcccagtcggagaacttcccatttatgctcactctctgttttctgttttccagccatttgcctatccatctttgtacttcccccctctattccatggctttgtagtttcctgagaagtctttcgtgtggaactttgtcgaacactttctggaagtctaagttctccactatcaatttgttcgttcacGGTCTCCATCCTTTCTGTCATGCTGCACTGTAAGCCTGGAataaactgcctgaatccctatggcaggctccatctctggcagcattcaagtccaagttaaaagctcacttctttgagactgctttcaactcctaactctcctccttgggttctgcatccgcATCCCCTCTGTCATGTCATGTCTGTCAaagttacattgtaagctcttctgagaagggactatttaatgtcaaaatgtacagcgctgcgtacgcccttcagcactatagaagtgataaatagtagtagtagtgggccTTGCCGTTGGCCCCTGGGCTTTGCAttaaagaacactggtctaagctgGGTGTCAAGCTATACCCAtaagagccaacttttcaaaattattgggggtgctaaaaCCAATGGATATCATCTATGCTTGGATACAGTTAAAGAAGTTTGTTCTGTACTggaggtgctcaagcacccacagagcagGCTCCGATAGATATACCTGTACACTATTTTGAGTGActctcttcataaaagtggttagTAAATCTTAATAAATATAACATGCTTTTGTAATGTGTTAAACTGAGTGCTCAAAAGTAAGCATTAGTTTAATGTACTCGTAACTATATATGTGAGCTGTTCCTTAAACTGATGATGATTATCTTTTGCTTTTCCATTTTTAGGATTTTTGCCAGCTTATTTGCTTCCACCCTATGAGGAAGTAGTGAATCGACCTCCAACCCCTCCTCCACCATACAGTGCCTTACATCAGCAGTGTATTGTAACGGGCAGTAGTACAGCAGTCCCTGATCCTGTAAGGAACTTGCAGCCAACCCAACCTGGTTCTCCAGCTGCAGCAGTGGTTACCAGTACCCAGCCTCAAGGTCTTGTGGATAATGAGGCCTCCACAGTATTTATTAGTAGAGCCGTGAACAGAACACAGTATGTTGAACCAGGAGGTTCCACGGCGGGGGCTGGATTGGAAGAAATGGCTGACCAAGGGACCCTGCTGTGTAATGATTCCCAGTGCAGGAAAGAATTACATAAGGACTGCAGTTCAGAGAGTTTAGAGTATAACGCATTCACTGATACCAAGGATAAAACTACTGGAAGGCATCGCCGTTTCACCGGTGACTCTGGCATTGAAGTTTGTGTTTGCAGTAGGGGCCGCCATGATGATCTGAAGGAGTTTGATGGATTGATCGATGATGCTTTGGATGATCCCATGGAGTTCTGTGATAGCTGCACCTCCTTTGATGCTCGCGGCCATGGGAATGAGGAGGAAGGACTTTTCAGCTCTTCAGAGGAGCAGCAGCATGAACGTGGCCACCAGCACATGCCACGGCCGCCAGGATGTTTGCTGCTGAACACAATAAATGAGCAAGACTCTCCAAATCCACACAGTAACAGCAACCCCAGCTAAACAGGGAAAAGAAGATTTAActgtgacttaaaaaaaaaaaaatggctgttcAGCCTAATCACTTTTTTCCCTTAGGATTTTTTCAGGTTTAACTTTGGGAATGATGTCCCAAAATGCAGAGGAGGAGACTGAATTGTATCTCTCCTGTTTTGCTAATAGTGCTTTTGGTTAAATTTGAGTCATCTTTAAAATGAAgctttttgtaataatttttggtgatggggttggtttttttttattttttttatgagaCCTTTTTTGTATTGACTGCTAATGAAAGTTAGCAAAATAGCAGCGTGCACCATGTGTTCTGCTGAAAGGAAGACAAGTTCTGGTAGAGCTTCCCTCTGAGATGGGTTGTAATTGCTCACCTTTTAACAACGAATAAGGAAATTGGACCCTGATTGTCAATAATTGCCTgtggaaggaattttttttttataaattttattaagtttcaaaccTTCAAtaatgcaatacaacaaatgtaacttaTAATTATACAATAAAGGCACATCCAACTTACATATGTTCATAAGCAACCATTTTCCCTCCCACctacccaatgattattcaataaaacacaaaaacatattaCTGCAACAACCTACTGATaaattcccacccaccccacgtGTAAATTTTTAAACATCAATTTATAGCAGATaataacccccccccttccctggatatgtaccaaaccAAATTAACTCACATTCAATAATCAATTATAATAAGGTAACatatgtcaatgggccccatattaatttagaTATGTTACCATGCCCCAGATTCTCAGCATTCATCCTTTCacatctataactagagcaaagacttgccgaCCAAAACGAAAAATTCAAACGATCACAATTCCAGTTTcgggtgatcatctggatggctatcccagtcattataaggaaaagactgCCTCTATATTGATCTATAGAGGGCTTAACATataatattgtaccacaaatgacAGCCTCATATGTtagaggaattgatgattccaaaatgttattaattctaccccatattgacctccaaaagctaaatatcaaaggacaatagaacaacagatgatccagtgtcccgaagtctaaatgacagtgccagcatctattagatttagaattatctaacttgTGGAAGGAACATTTTACAGGGACTTTGAAAACCAGTGAACTAATATAAACAAAATATGCAGTTGTGGTAACTCATCCCCCCCCACCCAGATTTACAAACTTTTACTCCTTTTGTGGAGGATATTAAGAGAAAACCAAATAATTAAAGTGGTAGTTGGGCTGCCTAGAAAACATTAGTCttaaaattgtatttaaatgtttgcGTTACAAAAAGTCTGTTTTTTTTCCATCTTCAGTACAGTATTTAAGACACAAGGAAACGGATGATTCTAGCCCTTCTGCCTTCAAATTTCAGTAAGAATGGTACAGAATCTTCCATCCATCGAGACGGGAGGGATATAAGAGATAAAATGAtcaatatttttgttgttttgatcAAAGATGTAATTTTTCATGCTGaccacttttttaaaaatcaagttAGTCTCCCAACTAGCTGCTGTATTTCTAAACACAGTGCGTGTGTGTGAGGCTGCATGCATGCTTTTTGTATGACCTAGTAGTAATATGGAGGCTACTGTAAGACTGCAAGAAGTGTGTTCTTGTTACTTTTTGGCTTTCATACATGGTGGAGTATTGACAGAAACCGGAGTGTTGAAACATTCCTTGGAATGGTCCTGAGAAAGGGAGGCAGATTAGAATTCAGTCTCTGATGTGCATTATTCTTATGGACCTATTCAATGCAACCATTCATTCATGTTgcaagagaaaataaaaaatgtacattAGAATTGAGTAACAAAAATCCAAATTGATTTTGAATGAACAAAATAAACTGCACTTTTTTCAGTAACAAAATTGTCTGTTTTGTATTGTAACCTCAGTAAATCAGTGTGCAATAAGAGTTGTTATATTAAGCAGCTCTTTGGAGAAACTATTTGAAGAAGCTTTCCCTGTTCAAAGAATTCCACTCTGACATCTTCCTTGTGGTGATCAAACTTTCGTTTGATATATTTTTgagcatcctttttttttttttttttaaattattgcacTTCTCAAGTGGATATACCTGTGGTACATTTAGAGCCCACTACTAGAAACAAAGCATGATTGAGGGACTTGGACAAGTTGATGTAGTAAATTACCCTCATCAGTACTCCTGGTTGATTAAATAAGCACAATTGATTGCCTTCTGTGGAGGCATCCACCGAGTCTGCCGCAGGACTCAGTGGTCCCAGCGGTGGGCTGGGATATGAGGGgaagaggggagcatgagccagtgaggttaattccctttctagtgtgattGTAAAACACATACAACACACGGGGATATGAGGCTCAGCCCCTTTGATAGTAACTAAAAAGGATTTAAGTTCAGGAGCTATTCATAGTGGATTTACACCTCTGGATAACTTGGATTAtgaaaattgaaatgacatttgagaagggtattttttgaaATGAATATATGTTCTTTCTCATCCTGTATATAATTTTTGTGATATaagggacccccctcccccatctcccatcCCGGCCGAATCTAAAACCTCCTGTCTCCCGTCTCGGTCTAATCTGAAACTCCCCACCTTGtaagaatttgcaggagccaatCAGCCAGCACCCTGAAACGGAGCATGAAGGCAGGAAGGTTGCTCCTTCTCCATGCATTGGCTGGCAACTAGGGATCTGAAAGCTATGtgggggaagtgggagggaggtGTAGTTGTCAATTTTGGCAGGcagaggagacagaagggattCCTTCTGTCCTGCCCACTGCAAGGCTGCTAAGGAGTCTGGGGTGCACGCGGGgcggggggtggtggtgggaggggtttGGATTCCACTGGGGTAGATGCTGAGGATACCTCATCCctgcccactgctggaccaccagggcttgcGGCAgacctggtggaggcctgcaaggcttcgggagggagggagatggagagtgagagagagagggaggtgggctgggtgcagagcctggcagggaagggatggaagggggctaggtgcagatgCTGGCTGGGAGTGAGGGGCGCTGGGTTCAGATCATGGCAgggcatttgaatattaagctCCTCCCTGTCTTAtattgagtcaaccattttttttcctcctttgggggAAAAAttggggtctcaacttatattctaGTATATTGTGTTCTCTCTGTGTATGTAGGCAGGCAGATATTTGTGCAAGTGCCTGAAAGCAGACTAAAGCTCTTACAATAATAAAAAGCATGTGTGAAATGCACTGAAAAAAAGACATCTGAAAACCAGGAAAGACCAAAAATCTTTAAAACCAAAAAATGATGTCCCTGTGCACATttctactagaaaatgacatggggacaaatttttccccttccccacaggaactcattttcccgtaaTATCCccatgagttattttcctgtccctaccccaattcctgcaagctctgttctcatctgcacaagcctcaaacactttaaaatcacttgaactgcaaggtaatggcggaatagaaatccctaatgtaatgtaataagtgtttgaggcttgtgtggttaaggcagagcttacaggaatggggcagggacagtgctagcgacaaaactcgcagtgATGCGACAAAACTCGCAGTGATGGgacaggggaaaaatttgtccccgtgtcattctccaattGCTATCAATCTACAAAACTAAATGGTTAATAAATAGTTAAATATAAAGTGAAAGAACCATTAGAAGGACAACTTAATTTGTACCAAATATTTCTCTTCACTTTCTTAAACCAAATAATGCTGATAGGAACAAAATGGAGCAATATATCTCATACTGGAATTTCTTCcaagagaagaagaaatgttttc
This window contains:
- the WBP1L gene encoding WW domain binding protein 1-like isoform X1, with the translated sequence MRGMQAVGVALLLAQAAPGSPSAAAEVQDKEICIGVHNQSYICETGHCCGQSQCCNYYYELWWFWLVWTIIIILSCCCVCHHRRAKHRLQAQQRQHEINLIAYREAHNYSSLPFYFRFLPAYLLPPYEEVVNRPPTPPPPYSALHQQCIVTGSSTAVPDPVRNLQPTQPGSPAAAVVTSTQPQGLVDNEASTVFISRAVNRTQYVEPGGSTAGAGLEEMADQGTLLCNDSQCRKELHKDCSSESLEYNAFTDTKDKTTGRHRRFTGDSGIEVCVCSRGRHDDLKEFDGLIDDALDDPMEFCDSCTSFDARGHGNEEEGLFSSSEEQQHERGHQHMPRPPGCLLLNTINEQDSPNPHSNSNPS
- the WBP1L gene encoding WW domain binding protein 1-like isoform X2, which encodes MNFLHHMFELEDKEICIGVHNQSYICETGHCCGQSQCCNYYYELWWFWLVWTIIIILSCCCVCHHRRAKHRLQAQQRQHEINLIAYREAHNYSSLPFYFRFLPAYLLPPYEEVVNRPPTPPPPYSALHQQCIVTGSSTAVPDPVRNLQPTQPGSPAAAVVTSTQPQGLVDNEASTVFISRAVNRTQYVEPGGSTAGAGLEEMADQGTLLCNDSQCRKELHKDCSSESLEYNAFTDTKDKTTGRHRRFTGDSGIEVCVCSRGRHDDLKEFDGLIDDALDDPMEFCDSCTSFDARGHGNEEEGLFSSSEEQQHERGHQHMPRPPGCLLLNTINEQDSPNPHSNSNPS